A portion of the Candidatus Paceibacterota bacterium genome contains these proteins:
- a CDS encoding ABC transporter ATP-binding protein: MSQRTVLSLSDVSVRRGERVILGPVNFSVTEGEHWVILGPNGAGKSTLLKLLSAMSFPTFGTVEILGELLGKVDVFELRPRLGFCSSLLAENIPGDELVRDVVLTAAYAIIGRWNERYDLWDESRAIALLTTFGVRELGDRPFGTLSEGERKRVQICRALMANPEILLLDEPAAGLDLGGREDLLQRFAKFSSDPHAPVTILVTHHIEEIPVGTTHALLLKDGAIAVSGPIDQVITSQHVSAVFGLPIQVQREGARFFAKAQ; encoded by the coding sequence ATGAGTCAACGAACTGTCCTCTCACTTTCCGATGTCAGCGTCCGCCGCGGCGAGCGTGTCATCCTCGGCCCCGTTAATTTCTCCGTCACCGAAGGGGAGCATTGGGTAATTCTTGGACCCAACGGCGCTGGCAAGTCGACCCTTCTCAAACTCTTGTCAGCTATGAGTTTCCCAACTTTCGGAACCGTAGAAATCCTCGGAGAGCTTCTGGGCAAAGTGGATGTTTTTGAACTCCGGCCGCGCCTTGGTTTTTGCAGTTCATTGTTGGCGGAAAATATTCCAGGCGATGAATTGGTAAGAGATGTGGTTCTCACTGCCGCCTACGCGATCATCGGTCGATGGAATGAGCGATACGACCTTTGGGATGAATCCAGGGCAATCGCACTCCTCACCACATTTGGCGTGCGCGAATTGGGCGACCGACCTTTTGGGACATTGAGTGAGGGGGAGCGGAAAAGGGTGCAAATTTGCCGTGCATTGATGGCGAATCCCGAAATCCTCCTCCTTGACGAACCTGCGGCTGGTCTGGATCTGGGAGGACGCGAGGATCTTCTCCAGCGATTTGCTAAATTCTCCAGCGACCCGCACGCTCCGGTAACAATTCTAGTTACCCACCACATCGAAGAAATTCCAGTTGGCACCACACATGCGTTGCTCCTAAAAGATGGCGCGATTGCTGTCTCAGGGCCGATCGACCAAGTCATCACATCGCAACATGTTTCCGCTGTTTTTGGACTTCCAATCCAGGTACAGAGAGAAGGAGCACGATTTTTCGCTAAGGCACAATGA
- a CDS encoding uracil-DNA glycosylase, with translation MQDIHPDWRMVIKDVVPKIEEIENSLRGTSFNPAPENVFRALRNPLHQTRVVIFGQDPYPNREHAMGLAFSVPGSISPIPRTLANIFRELHEDVGVEIPPSGDLSAWSSRGVLLLNRILTAPQGRSAGHANLGWERVTNEIARVLGERKVVAIFWGNYAKQLQGYFSPRLSIQSVHPSPLSASRGFFGSKPFSKTNQLLAEQSQQVIDWSLT, from the coding sequence ATGCAGGATATCCATCCTGATTGGCGCATGGTCATCAAGGATGTCGTACCGAAGATTGAAGAGATTGAGAACTCGCTAAGAGGGACTTCCTTCAACCCGGCGCCCGAGAATGTCTTTCGAGCACTTCGAAATCCACTGCACCAAACTCGCGTCGTGATATTTGGGCAGGATCCTTATCCAAATCGCGAGCATGCAATGGGATTGGCATTTTCAGTTCCTGGATCCATCAGCCCTATTCCAAGGACCCTTGCCAATATCTTCCGAGAATTGCACGAAGATGTCGGTGTAGAGATTCCACCAAGCGGAGATCTCTCAGCGTGGAGTTCGCGGGGCGTACTTCTACTGAATCGAATTCTCACCGCCCCACAGGGTAGGAGTGCAGGTCACGCAAATCTAGGGTGGGAGCGTGTGACCAATGAAATTGCTCGAGTGCTTGGAGAACGCAAGGTAGTTGCCATTTTTTGGGGTAATTATGCGAAGCAACTGCAAGGCTATTTTTCGCCTCGACTTTCAATTCAATCCGTGCACCCGAGCCCGTTATCTGCAAGCCGTGGATTTTTTGGTTCGAAACCTTTTAGTAAGACCAATCAATTACTTGCCGAGCAGTCCCAGCAAGTAATTGATTGGTCTTTAACTTAG
- a CDS encoding NCS2 family permease, with translation MLDSYFKISQRGSTLGREVRGGIVTFFTMAYIVALNPLIIGLTKDGDGKYLGGGDAPNLALIAAATALVAGILTILMGVVANFPLALATGLGLNTFVAVGIASKMTWADAMGLVVLEGLIITALVLTGFRTAVFHAVPTQLKIAISVGIGLFIALIGLVDAGFVRRTSSGPVPVILGDNGTLVGWPVLIFVFGLFLMIALMVKKIKGALLIGIGLATVAAILVESAFKIGPSFISPTEINPKGWGLNVPAIPSKIVDTPDFGLLGHFSLFGSFGRITAISAILLVFTLLLADFFDTMGTMTAIGHEAGLVDRDGTVVNANRILVVDSIAAAAGGAAGISSNTSYIESAAGVGEGARTGLASVVTGICFLLTTFLAPLVAVIPYEAATPALVIVGFLMMTQIKHVDWEDLGIAIPAFLTIILMPFTYSITVGIGAGFVSHVAIRLIQGRRKELHPLLLVVSALFIVYFLTSPINTWIG, from the coding sequence GTGCTTGATAGTTACTTCAAAATATCCCAACGTGGCTCGACGCTAGGTCGCGAAGTTCGTGGCGGCATCGTCACATTCTTCACAATGGCCTATATAGTCGCGCTCAATCCACTGATCATTGGTCTTACCAAAGATGGTGATGGAAAATATCTCGGCGGCGGTGATGCACCAAACTTGGCGTTAATTGCGGCGGCAACTGCGTTAGTTGCAGGGATTCTCACAATATTGATGGGTGTGGTAGCCAATTTTCCACTTGCACTAGCAACCGGTCTGGGTCTTAACACCTTCGTTGCCGTAGGCATTGCGTCGAAGATGACCTGGGCCGATGCGATGGGTCTAGTTGTCCTGGAAGGCCTTATTATCACTGCCCTGGTTCTTACTGGCTTCCGTACAGCGGTTTTCCATGCGGTTCCTACTCAACTTAAGATCGCGATCTCAGTGGGTATTGGCCTCTTTATCGCTCTGATCGGTCTAGTAGATGCGGGATTCGTGCGTCGCACAAGCAGCGGACCGGTTCCAGTGATTTTAGGTGATAACGGAACTCTGGTTGGCTGGCCCGTTCTTATCTTCGTTTTCGGTCTTTTTCTGATGATCGCGTTGATGGTTAAAAAAATCAAGGGCGCGCTCCTCATTGGAATCGGTCTTGCCACGGTTGCCGCCATTCTGGTTGAGTCCGCATTTAAAATCGGGCCATCATTCATCTCGCCCACCGAAATCAATCCAAAGGGCTGGGGACTCAATGTTCCTGCAATCCCCTCCAAGATTGTAGATACACCTGATTTCGGGCTTCTCGGTCACTTCAGTCTCTTTGGTTCATTCGGCCGCATCACGGCCATCTCGGCCATCTTGCTGGTGTTCACGCTTCTTTTGGCTGATTTTTTTGACACCATGGGCACCATGACCGCGATTGGACACGAAGCAGGGCTGGTGGATCGCGATGGAACGGTTGTAAATGCCAACCGTATTCTCGTAGTTGACTCCATAGCCGCAGCCGCTGGTGGCGCTGCCGGAATTTCTTCCAATACTTCCTACATCGAATCCGCAGCAGGGGTGGGCGAAGGAGCGCGTACTGGCCTGGCTTCAGTTGTTACTGGTATCTGCTTTCTACTCACAACGTTCCTTGCACCGCTGGTTGCGGTAATTCCTTACGAAGCCGCGACGCCAGCGTTAGTGATTGTTGGGTTCCTGATGATGACGCAGATCAAGCACGTTGACTGGGAAGATCTTGGCATCGCGATCCCTGCATTCCTTACGATCATCTTGATGCCCTTTACCTACAGCATCACGGTAGGTATCGGAGCTGGTTTCGTATCTCACGTCGCCATCCGGTTAATCCAAGGACGCAGAAAAGAACTACACCCACTGCTATTGGTGGTTTCGGCTCTCTTCATCGTCTACTTCTTAACTTCACCAATTAACACTTGGATTGGCTAG
- a CDS encoding DUF554 family protein: protein MFPGVGTVINVAAIIIGASLGVLFGSKIPERTRTLITDVLGLTVLLAAASALVNLWSHRFISSVPTGWTLLTILGSLLLGGLLGSWWRLEDRLDGLGEKLRRRFSGKGESTFVEGFVSASLLFVIGPLSILGSVSDGMSTGIDQLMLKSSLDFFAAMAFAATLGWGVAFSAIPVGIYQGVWTVVGVVLGSVLSGYQVDAMTAVGGVLLLSIGLKLLKIRDVAVGNLLPALAIAPLMAGALHLLIS from the coding sequence ATGTTTCCGGGCGTAGGTACCGTAATAAATGTCGCTGCCATCATTATTGGCGCGTCTTTGGGAGTCCTCTTTGGCTCAAAGATCCCGGAGAGAACACGAACACTCATTACCGATGTGCTTGGACTTACGGTCCTTCTTGCGGCCGCCAGCGCTCTCGTAAATCTGTGGTCCCATCGTTTTATATCCTCAGTCCCAACTGGCTGGACTCTATTAACAATTCTTGGATCACTTCTTCTGGGTGGGCTCTTAGGATCATGGTGGCGATTGGAAGATAGGTTGGATGGTCTGGGAGAGAAACTAAGAAGAAGGTTCAGTGGAAAGGGCGAGAGCACTTTTGTGGAAGGCTTTGTTTCGGCCTCTCTGCTCTTTGTTATTGGACCTTTGTCGATCCTGGGAAGTGTCAGTGATGGCATGTCGACCGGCATCGATCAACTTATGTTAAAGAGTTCTCTCGATTTTTTTGCCGCTATGGCTTTCGCCGCAACCTTGGGGTGGGGAGTCGCTTTCTCGGCCATACCGGTAGGTATCTATCAAGGGGTGTGGACCGTCGTCGGAGTTGTACTCGGTAGCGTGCTTTCCGGTTATCAGGTAGATGCAATGACGGCAGTCGGTGGAGTCTTGCTTCTCTCTATCGGACTGAAATTGCTCAAAATCAGGGACGTAGCAGTGGGAAATCTTTTGCCCGCTCTCGCCATCGCACCGTTGATGGCCGGCGCTCTACATCTGCTGATCTCCTAG
- a CDS encoding NAD(P)-dependent alcohol dehydrogenase has product MKSRGMAALNSKTPLAPFIFERRALRANDVAFDISFAGICHSDIHQAREEWGPSLYPMVPGHEIVGIVREVGSSVSKFTIGQRIGVGVFVDSCRTCNNCLRGLEQYCENDMTATYNSYERDGVTLTMGGYSNNFVVDADYAVHVPENLDLAGVAPLLCAGITLYSPLKHWGAQAGTRVGVIGLGGLGHMGLKLAKALGAHVTVFSHSPGKEDDALGMGADRFVLTKDISNLKQYSKQFDLILNTVSAELDINAYLNLLTVDGTLVAIGLPGKPYSVHAGVLIGARRSLGGSQIGGIAETQEMLNFCGEHNIVSDVEVIAADYVNTAYERTIASDVKYRFVIDAKTF; this is encoded by the coding sequence ATGAAATCACGTGGCATGGCGGCTCTGAATAGCAAGACCCCACTGGCACCATTTATTTTTGAAAGACGCGCTTTGCGCGCCAATGATGTGGCTTTTGACATTTCTTTTGCCGGCATCTGCCATTCTGATATCCACCAAGCGAGGGAAGAGTGGGGTCCATCTCTCTACCCAATGGTTCCGGGCCATGAAATCGTAGGAATCGTTCGGGAAGTTGGATCTAGTGTTTCAAAATTCACGATTGGGCAGAGAATTGGCGTAGGAGTTTTTGTGGATTCCTGTCGTACTTGTAATAACTGCCTTCGTGGTCTCGAGCAATATTGCGAGAATGATATGACGGCCACTTACAATTCGTACGAGCGCGATGGTGTCACTTTAACCATGGGGGGGTACTCGAATAACTTTGTGGTCGATGCCGACTACGCGGTGCATGTCCCCGAGAATCTAGATCTAGCGGGAGTTGCCCCTTTGCTCTGTGCCGGAATTACCCTCTACTCTCCCCTCAAGCATTGGGGCGCTCAAGCCGGCACGCGAGTGGGTGTGATTGGCTTGGGCGGTCTTGGACATATGGGCCTCAAACTCGCCAAAGCTTTAGGTGCCCATGTTACGGTTTTTTCACACTCGCCAGGTAAAGAGGATGATGCTTTAGGTATGGGGGCAGATCGCTTTGTCCTCACCAAAGATATATCAAATCTCAAACAGTATTCGAAGCAGTTTGACCTCATTCTCAATACCGTCTCGGCGGAATTGGATATCAATGCCTATCTCAATTTACTTACTGTCGATGGCACACTGGTTGCGATCGGACTGCCTGGGAAACCGTATTCGGTTCATGCCGGCGTTTTGATAGGAGCTAGGCGCTCTTTGGGTGGTTCTCAAATCGGTGGCATTGCGGAGACTCAAGAAATGCTTAATTTCTGTGGAGAGCACAACATCGTCAGTGATGTCGAAGTCATTGCGGCTGACTACGTAAACACTGCTTACGAGCGAACTATTGCCAGCGATGTTAAATACAGATTCGTCATTGACGCGAAAACCTTTTAA
- a CDS encoding thymidine kinase has product MAELIYYCGTMDSGKSTLALQTAHNHQSRGRTGVIFTSKDRAGAGLISSRLGLQRQAIEVDPEIDLHRFVVEQLSMGVRIDFVICDEAQFYQREQIEQLAKIVDGLGIDVYAFGILTDFRTSLFPGSARLVELADRVNTLQVEALCWCGARATHNARTQGGVMITEGEQVVIGDVNPGEEVSYEVLCRRHHMRQVTARASGAGHTSTETLPFKI; this is encoded by the coding sequence GTGGCTGAGTTGATTTACTACTGCGGAACGATGGACAGCGGTAAGTCGACCCTGGCGCTCCAAACTGCGCACAATCATCAAAGCCGTGGTCGCACTGGTGTGATCTTCACAAGTAAAGATCGTGCAGGAGCGGGATTGATTTCTTCAAGGCTCGGACTTCAACGCCAAGCAATTGAGGTAGATCCAGAGATTGATTTGCATAGATTTGTAGTCGAACAACTTTCCATGGGCGTTCGGATTGATTTCGTCATCTGCGATGAAGCTCAGTTTTACCAACGTGAGCAAATTGAACAATTAGCCAAGATAGTTGATGGCCTCGGGATCGACGTCTACGCCTTTGGGATCCTGACGGATTTCCGCACCTCACTTTTCCCCGGTTCTGCCAGACTGGTTGAATTGGCTGATCGGGTCAACACCCTGCAAGTCGAAGCACTCTGTTGGTGTGGCGCGCGGGCAACTCACAATGCCCGCACCCAAGGCGGTGTCATGATCACAGAAGGCGAGCAGGTTGTCATCGGTGATGTAAACCCAGGCGAAGAAGTAAGTTATGAAGTCCTCTGCAGGCGACATCACATGCGCCAAGTCACCGCCCGTGCCTCTGGGGCGGGTCACACATCAACCGAGACACTCCCCTTCAAAATTTGA
- a CDS encoding adenine phosphoribosyltransferase: MKGSLEEARSLIREIPDFPLPGILFQDLTPLLGHGPSFHAIVSEFAPLASQSDAIAGLEARGFIFAGALAHSLALGFIPIRKKGKLPSLTHEESYGLEYGNAIVEIHQDAIAPGTKVLIIDDVLATGGTVLAGIRLVERVGGIVTGVGTVLEIDSLGGRARIHEIYPTIPVHSIFSI, encoded by the coding sequence GTGAAAGGGTCCTTGGAAGAAGCGCGTTCCCTCATTCGTGAAATTCCCGACTTTCCACTCCCCGGAATTCTCTTTCAAGATCTCACTCCCCTTTTGGGGCATGGCCCCTCCTTCCACGCGATAGTTTCGGAATTTGCTCCGCTGGCAAGTCAGTCAGATGCGATTGCGGGTCTGGAGGCTCGGGGTTTCATTTTTGCAGGTGCACTGGCTCATTCGCTCGCTCTTGGTTTTATCCCAATTCGAAAGAAAGGGAAATTGCCATCCCTTACGCATGAGGAGAGTTACGGACTTGAGTATGGCAACGCCATTGTGGAAATTCACCAAGATGCGATAGCGCCTGGGACGAAAGTTTTGATCATCGACGACGTTCTAGCCACGGGCGGTACAGTTCTCGCGGGAATTCGGCTGGTGGAAAGGGTGGGCGGAATTGTGACCGGCGTTGGCACGGTATTGGAGATTGATTCACTTGGCGGACGCGCCCGAATCCACGAAATCTATCCAACCATTCCAGTCCATTCAATTTTTTCCATTTAA
- a CDS encoding 2Fe-2S iron-sulfur cluster-binding protein encodes MLWVLRNHLQLTGTRFGCGSGLCGACTVLINGTPVHSCDTPIWSVGAKLIQTIENEVNPTLTRVKAGISSAQAGQCGFCLSGIMMRASALIDSGVELTRDSVSENLDGHLCRCGAHNRIIDAVLQAGS; translated from the coding sequence CTGTTATGGGTCCTACGCAATCACCTGCAACTAACTGGAACACGGTTTGGCTGTGGCAGCGGATTATGTGGCGCTTGCACTGTACTGATTAATGGAACGCCCGTGCATTCATGCGATACACCAATATGGTCAGTGGGTGCCAAGTTAATTCAAACAATTGAAAATGAAGTGAACCCAACGCTAACTAGGGTAAAAGCTGGTATTTCCTCTGCCCAAGCGGGTCAATGCGGTTTTTGCTTATCCGGAATAATGATGCGCGCCAGCGCGTTGATCGATTCAGGAGTTGAATTGACTCGGGACTCAGTCTCTGAAAACCTGGATGGACACCTGTGTCGATGTGGTGCCCATAATCGAATTATTGATGCTGTCCTGCAAGCAGGATCGTAG
- a CDS encoding molybdopterin cofactor-binding domain-containing protein: MPTPASLTNSPKVSDWLDFTRDGYVAIKTGKVEFGQGILTALLQIVAEELNVPLEKCYPVAASTALSPNEGFTAGSLSVQDSGSALRLASAIARVRAGSESYWVIAATLGWDIPIDVNVIVKRPEEYSLVGRSTQRIDLDSKVQGKPSYIHDLRFENLLFARVLRPPADSQVVHERGVVGPGDLSSKASYSRPYLSHGSIGTVTAVAQWVDDFLHVWSQTQGVYPLRADIARAFGLDIDHITVTHMEGAGCYGHNGADDVAFDAALVARHVSGKPILLSWSREDELSWAPFGPAMRWRHLSDPRGRDVITKVAEISGWGQELPDGCGKGIGFARYKNKGAWCAVVAQVEAETHVKVTNL; this comes from the coding sequence ATGCCAACACCTGCTTCCCTTACCAACTCACCCAAAGTTTCTGACTGGTTAGATTTCACGCGCGACGGATACGTTGCAATTAAGACGGGGAAAGTAGAATTCGGCCAAGGCATTCTGACGGCGCTGCTACAAATTGTTGCCGAAGAGCTTAATGTCCCTCTTGAAAAATGTTATCCTGTAGCCGCTTCAACAGCCCTAAGTCCCAATGAGGGTTTCACCGCGGGGAGTCTGTCGGTTCAAGATTCTGGATCCGCGCTTCGATTAGCAAGTGCGATTGCTCGCGTACGCGCTGGTTCAGAAAGTTACTGGGTTATCGCCGCAACATTGGGATGGGATATTCCTATTGATGTCAATGTAATCGTGAAGAGACCGGAAGAATATTCCTTAGTTGGACGCAGCACCCAACGCATTGATTTAGATAGCAAGGTGCAGGGTAAACCGTCCTATATCCACGATCTGCGATTTGAAAACCTGTTATTTGCCAGGGTCTTGCGCCCACCTGCAGACTCTCAAGTTGTGCACGAGCGCGGGGTGGTTGGTCCTGGCGATCTTTCTTCTAAGGCTTCATACTCCAGGCCGTACTTGTCTCATGGGTCTATTGGAACAGTAACTGCAGTTGCTCAATGGGTTGATGACTTCCTTCACGTCTGGTCACAAACCCAAGGTGTTTATCCACTTCGCGCTGATATAGCACGGGCTTTTGGCCTCGATATCGATCACATCACCGTTACACATATGGAAGGTGCTGGGTGTTATGGACACAACGGAGCAGACGATGTCGCTTTCGATGCAGCACTGGTAGCAAGACATGTTTCAGGTAAACCCATCTTGCTCTCATGGTCTCGTGAAGATGAATTAAGTTGGGCGCCTTTTGGGCCAGCAATGAGGTGGCGTCACTTGTCAGACCCGCGAGGTCGAGATGTCATCACCAAAGTTGCCGAGATCTCTGGATGGGGCCAAGAACTTCCTGATGGGTGTGGGAAGGGGATTGGTTTTGCACGCTACAAGAACAAGGGAGCGTGGTGCGCGGTGGTTGCTCAAGTAGAAGCCGAGACTCATGTGAAGGTGACGAATCTTTGA
- a CDS encoding molybdopterin cofactor-binding domain-containing protein has product MAVDVGLVINPDGVINQIEGGALQSTSWTTKEQVRISKGRVISNNWEDYSILKFSDVPLIQTEIISRPTLPSLGAGEASIGPTGAAIANALASAIGVRVRNMPLTPENIIASMKS; this is encoded by the coding sequence ATTGCAGTTGATGTTGGTCTGGTGATTAACCCTGACGGCGTAATTAATCAAATTGAAGGCGGAGCGCTCCAATCCACGAGTTGGACAACGAAAGAACAGGTACGTATTTCCAAAGGGAGAGTGATTTCCAATAATTGGGAGGACTACTCAATTCTGAAATTTTCGGATGTGCCGTTAATCCAAACCGAGATCATTTCTCGACCAACTCTGCCCAGTCTTGGCGCAGGTGAAGCATCAATTGGGCCCACAGGTGCTGCCATTGCCAACGCACTGGCAAGTGCCATTGGTGTACGAGTTCGCAATATGCCTCTCACACCGGAGAACATCATTGCCAGTATGAAATCGTAG
- a CDS encoding WG repeat-containing protein: MRYRSLLFFPLIAVVITSCGSSLSTSQKPFHPTGKFAITPQFDQANDFVDGLAAAQIGKKYGYIDKTGKFAITPQFDVVSSFVDGLALVHSGTKNGWSYIDKTGKIVITPQFDVAFDFVNGLAVVGVGNKYGYIDKTGKDVIPLQFDAAYGFVDGLAPVRIGEEWGYIDKTGMFVIKPQFDLTSGFVDGLALVQIGKKWGYIDKTGKYVSTALFDDAYDFQNGMAVVGVGNRYGYIDKTGKDVVPLQFDYARGFVDGLAAVQIGKKWGYIDKTGKYVISPQFDVAVNFVNGLAVVGVENKYGYIDKTGKYVISPQFDGVGDFVNGLATVQIGKKVGYIDKTGKYVITPRFDNARNFVNGLAAVQIGKKWGYIS, encoded by the coding sequence ATGCGATACAGGTCTCTTCTGTTTTTTCCGCTTATTGCAGTTGTAATTACTTCGTGTGGTTCGTCTCTCTCAACAAGTCAGAAACCTTTTCATCCCACTGGAAAGTTCGCCATCACCCCTCAATTTGACCAAGCGAACGACTTCGTCGATGGGTTGGCCGCGGCACAAATCGGAAAAAAGTATGGCTACATCGATAAGACCGGGAAGTTCGCCATCACCCCTCAATTCGATGTCGTCTCCAGTTTCGTCGATGGGCTCGCTCTCGTACATAGTGGAACAAAGAACGGCTGGAGCTATATCGATAAAACCGGGAAGATCGTCATCACGCCTCAATTCGATGTCGCCTTCGATTTCGTCAATGGGTTGGCCGTTGTAGGAGTTGGAAATAAATACGGCTACATCGACAAGACAGGGAAGGATGTTATCCCACTTCAATTCGATGCCGCCTACGGTTTCGTCGATGGGTTGGCACCGGTACGAATTGGGGAGGAGTGGGGCTACATCGACAAGACCGGAATGTTTGTGATCAAGCCTCAGTTTGACTTAACATCCGGTTTCGTCGATGGGTTGGCTCTCGTACAAATCGGGAAGAAGTGGGGCTATATCGATAAGACTGGGAAGTACGTCAGTACCGCACTATTCGATGACGCCTACGATTTCCAGAATGGAATGGCCGTTGTAGGAGTTGGAAATAGATACGGCTACATCGACAAGACCGGGAAGGATGTTGTCCCACTTCAATTCGATTACGCCCGCGGTTTCGTCGATGGGTTAGCCGCAGTACAAATCGGGAAGAAGTGGGGCTATATCGATAAGACTGGGAAGTACGTCATCAGTCCTCAATTCGACGTAGCGGTTAATTTCGTCAATGGGTTGGCCGTTGTAGGAGTTGAAAATAAATACGGCTACATCGATAAGACTGGGAAGTACGTCATCAGTCCTCAATTCGACGGAGTGGGTGATTTCGTCAATGGGTTGGCCACAGTACAAATCGGGAAAAAAGTCGGCTACATCGATAAGACTGGGAAGTACGTCATCACCCCTCGATTCGATAACGCGCGTAATTTCGTCAATGGGTTGGCCGCAGTACAAATCGGGAAGAAGTGGGGCTACATCTCCTAG
- a CDS encoding M20/M25/M40 family metallo-hydrolase yields MTSQSSQDSSNSQSSELEEDAITLCQEMIRIPSVNYGDGKGDERAMADYVVAKLLEVGIQSKVYESAPGRCNVVATIPGVNTHRPGLVVHGHLDVVPANAEDWSVDPFAGEIRDGMIWGRGALDMKNMDAMMLAIVRKWARSGFKPPRNILLVFFADEEAGSIYGSRWMVKEHPELFKGYSEAISEVGGFSVTVGDGKRLYLVEAAQKGIYWMKVTAEGRAGHGSMMNDENAITILAQAVEKIGNHAWPQRYTKTVKVFFAQLAKATNQPYDETDLRPLLKELGSTARMIGATLQNTANPTMLDAGYKANVIPQSASAVIDGRFLPGYEEELKATIRELVGPDIKVETITRDIALEVDFEGDLVEAMRNAILSQDPAGIPVPYTMSGGTDNKALSEIGIIGYGFSPLKLPADLDFMSLFHGVDERVPLDGIIFGVRVLENFLENC; encoded by the coding sequence ATGACATCTCAGAGTAGCCAAGATTCATCGAATTCCCAGAGTTCAGAGCTGGAAGAGGATGCAATCACTTTATGCCAAGAAATGATCCGAATTCCTAGCGTCAATTACGGCGACGGGAAAGGTGACGAGAGAGCGATGGCTGATTACGTTGTCGCTAAATTACTTGAAGTAGGAATCCAGTCCAAGGTTTACGAATCCGCACCGGGGCGTTGCAATGTGGTTGCAACCATTCCTGGCGTGAATACACATCGTCCGGGTTTAGTTGTACATGGACACCTGGATGTTGTTCCCGCCAATGCAGAGGATTGGTCCGTCGATCCGTTCGCCGGAGAAATTCGGGACGGAATGATCTGGGGTCGTGGCGCTCTGGATATGAAAAATATGGATGCGATGATGCTGGCGATTGTTCGCAAGTGGGCACGTTCTGGATTTAAGCCCCCGAGAAATATTCTTCTTGTCTTCTTTGCAGATGAAGAGGCGGGAAGCATTTACGGTTCGCGATGGATGGTAAAAGAACATCCTGAACTCTTTAAGGGGTACAGCGAGGCGATTTCAGAGGTAGGTGGTTTCTCCGTCACTGTCGGAGATGGGAAGAGGCTCTACCTGGTTGAGGCGGCACAAAAGGGAATTTACTGGATGAAGGTCACTGCCGAAGGTCGTGCGGGACACGGTTCAATGATGAATGACGAGAATGCAATCACCATTCTTGCGCAAGCCGTCGAGAAGATTGGCAATCACGCCTGGCCACAGCGATATACCAAGACGGTGAAGGTCTTCTTTGCGCAATTGGCAAAGGCTACAAACCAGCCTTACGACGAGACAGATCTTCGCCCACTTCTCAAAGAACTTGGGTCAACTGCTCGAATGATTGGAGCAACACTTCAAAATACCGCGAACCCGACGATGCTTGATGCGGGATACAAAGCAAATGTCATCCCACAGAGTGCTTCGGCCGTTATAGACGGGCGCTTCCTTCCTGGCTACGAAGAAGAGTTGAAAGCCACCATTAGAGAACTTGTCGGACCTGATATCAAAGTCGAGACGATCACTCGTGACATCGCTCTAGAAGTAGATTTTGAAGGCGACCTCGTGGAGGCAATGCGAAATGCAATTCTGTCGCAAGATCCTGCTGGCATCCCAGTTCCGTACACGATGAGCGGAGGAACCGACAATAAAGCACTCTCAGAGATTGGAATTATTGGTTACGGATTTTCTCCATTGAAACTTCCAGCCGATCTCGACTTTATGTCGCTCTTCCATGGAGTGGATGAGCGAGTTCCGCTCGATGGAATTATCTTTGGGGTAAGAGTCTTGGAGAACTTCCTGGAAAACTGTTAA